A genomic segment from Sciurus carolinensis chromosome 1, mSciCar1.2, whole genome shotgun sequence encodes:
- the Themis2 gene encoding protein THEMIS2 isoform X1, with protein sequence MEPVPLQDFVRAVDPASLPRVLRVYSGVYLEGSIYEIAGNECCLSTGDLIKVTQVRLQKVVCEDPRTGQILELAPDFQGHFSPLTSPQSYTTLEELVSAATQHSLHLPIYFTSTHSIATKDRVVTEDQPLMLEAVEMHLGTHCARCVLGSGAQRVVLHLPLSQKGTFWRWKSGTPQTLLQVLQDPAYKDGMFTCPSIPWHSLILRPQYEVQAIMHMRRTIVKIPSTLEVEVQDVTASSQHVHFIKPLLLSEALAQGGPFPLSTEILEVPEGPPIFLSPWVGSLCKGQKLCIYGLASPPWRVLASSKGRKVPRHFMISADYKGKLRLRPREFPTAYDLLGALQPGQPLRVVATRDCEGDEEENPEFSSLAVGDRLEVLGSGQVYGAQGQDVGVLVCQRLSDQTGEEKEEDYEEVEERERILLPLYTPGGFVEEMNDSRRYSLADLAAQFSLPCEVKVVAKDSSNPADPLVSFPGLRLEEKITEPFLVVGLDSQPGRYFEIPPRWMDLTVVEAKRQPDQLAGPLPVATVEELANAFYYNLRKLPACENQAPPPRPPKSQGLSEQRTSGKEGGIKSSKVLEPKCPKTPLLPKAKAKTLPEFYKDKSDMYSKTTAHKGLRPTKFQTQDPDMDEHDYEEIVEHFRKTM encoded by the exons ATGGAGCCGGTGCCGCTGCAGGACTTCGTGCGCGCGGTGGACCCCGCCTCCCTCCCGCGCGTGCTGCGGGTCTACTCCGGAGTCTACTTGGAGG GCTCCATCTATGAGATTGCTGGGAATGAATGCTGCCTCTCCACAGGGGACCTGATCAAGGTCACCCAGGTTCGCCTCCAGAAGGTGGTCTGTGAGGACCCAAGAACAGGTCAGATCTTGGAGCTCGCCCCCGACTTTCAAG GCCACTTCAGCCCCCTCACCAGCCCCCAGAGCTACACAACCCTGGAGGAGCTTGTCTCTGCTGCAACTCAGCACTCCCTGCACCTGCCCATCTACTTCACATCAACCCACAGCATTGCCACAAAGGACAGGGTGGTGACTGAGGACCAGCCCCTCATGCTTGAGGCTGTGGAAATGCACCTTGGGACCCACTGTGCACGCTGTGTCTTGGGCTCAGGGGCCCAGCGGGTTGTCCTGCACCTGCCCCTGTCCCAGAAGGGGACCTTCTGGAGGTGGAAGTCTGGTACCCCCCAAACCCTGCTCCAGGTCCTGCAGGACCCAGCCTATAAGGATGGCATGTTCACCTGCCCAAGCATTCCCTGGCACTCCCTGATCCTAAGGCCCCAGTATGAGGTTCAAGCCATCATGCACA TGCGCAGAACCATTGTCAAGATCCCCTCCACGCTGGAGGTCGAAGTACAGGATGTCACTGCCTCCTCCCAGCATGTCCACTTCATCAAACCACTGCTGCTGAGTGAGGCCCTGGCCCAGGGAGGCCCCTTCCCCCTGTCCACGGAGATCCTGGAAGTTCCAGAGGGGCCCCCCATCTTTCTCAGCCCGTGGGTGGGCTCTCTGTGTAAAGGCCAGAAGCTTTGCATCTATGGCCTGGCCTCACCACCATGGCGGGTCCTGGCCTCAAGCAAGGGCCGGAAGGTGCCCAGACACTTTATGATCTCTGCGGACTACAAGGGCAAGCTGCGGCTCCGGCCAAGGGAGTTCCCTACAGCCTATGACCTCCTGGGTGCTCTCCAGCCAGGCCAGCCCCTCCGGGTGGTGGCCACAAGAGACTGTGAAGGGGACGAGGAGGAGAATCCTGAGTTCTCTTCCCTGGCTGTGGGAGACCGGCTGGAGGTGCTAGGGTCTGGCCAAGTCTATGGGGCCCAAGGCCAGGATGTTGGAGTCTTGGTTTGTCAGCGGCTGAGTGACCAGactggggaggaaaaggaagaagactaTGAAGAGGTGGAAGAGCGAGAACGGATTCTGCTGCCCCTCTACACCCCTGGTGGTTTCGTGGAGGAGATGAATGACAGCCGGCGCTATAGCCTGGCGGATCTAGCTGCCCAGTTCTCACTGCCCTGTGAGGTCAAGGTGGTGGCCAAGGACTCCAGCAACCCTGCCGACCCTCTGGTCTCCTTCCCTGGTCTGCGGCTGGAGGAGAAGATCACAGAGCCGTTCTTGGTGGTGGGCCTGGACTCCCAGCCTGGGAGGTACTTCGAGATCCCTCCCCGCTGGATGGACCTGACTGTGGTGGAGGCCAAGAGGCAGCCAGACCAGCTGGCTGGGCCACTGCCCGTGGCTACAGTGGAGGAGCTGGCGAATGCTTTCTACTACAACCTTCGGAAATTACCAGCCTGTGAGAACCAAGCACCCCCTCCCAGGCCCCCGAAAAGTCAGGGCCTCAGTGAGCAGAGAACAAGCGGCAAGGAGGGAGGCATCAAG tcttcTAAAGTCTTAGAACCAAAGTGTCCTAAGACCCCTCTGCTGCCCAAAGCTAAGGCGAAGACCTTGCCAGAGTTTTACAAGGACAAATCAGATATGTACAGCAAGACTACCGCCCACAAGGGCCTTAGACCCACTAAGTTCCAAACACAGGATCCAG ATATGGATGAACATGATTATGAAGAAATAGTCGAACACTTTCGGAAAACCATGTAG
- the Themis2 gene encoding protein THEMIS2 isoform X2, producing MEPVPLQDFVRAVDPASLPRVLRVYSGVYLEGSIYEIAGNECCLSTGDLIKVTQVRLQKVVCEDPRTGQILELAPDFQVRRTIVKIPSTLEVEVQDVTASSQHVHFIKPLLLSEALAQGGPFPLSTEILEVPEGPPIFLSPWVGSLCKGQKLCIYGLASPPWRVLASSKGRKVPRHFMISADYKGKLRLRPREFPTAYDLLGALQPGQPLRVVATRDCEGDEEENPEFSSLAVGDRLEVLGSGQVYGAQGQDVGVLVCQRLSDQTGEEKEEDYEEVEERERILLPLYTPGGFVEEMNDSRRYSLADLAAQFSLPCEVKVVAKDSSNPADPLVSFPGLRLEEKITEPFLVVGLDSQPGRYFEIPPRWMDLTVVEAKRQPDQLAGPLPVATVEELANAFYYNLRKLPACENQAPPPRPPKSQGLSEQRTSGKEGGIKSSKVLEPKCPKTPLLPKAKAKTLPEFYKDKSDMYSKTTAHKGLRPTKFQTQDPDMDEHDYEEIVEHFRKTM from the exons ATGGAGCCGGTGCCGCTGCAGGACTTCGTGCGCGCGGTGGACCCCGCCTCCCTCCCGCGCGTGCTGCGGGTCTACTCCGGAGTCTACTTGGAGG GCTCCATCTATGAGATTGCTGGGAATGAATGCTGCCTCTCCACAGGGGACCTGATCAAGGTCACCCAGGTTCGCCTCCAGAAGGTGGTCTGTGAGGACCCAAGAACAGGTCAGATCTTGGAGCTCGCCCCCGACTTTCAAG TGCGCAGAACCATTGTCAAGATCCCCTCCACGCTGGAGGTCGAAGTACAGGATGTCACTGCCTCCTCCCAGCATGTCCACTTCATCAAACCACTGCTGCTGAGTGAGGCCCTGGCCCAGGGAGGCCCCTTCCCCCTGTCCACGGAGATCCTGGAAGTTCCAGAGGGGCCCCCCATCTTTCTCAGCCCGTGGGTGGGCTCTCTGTGTAAAGGCCAGAAGCTTTGCATCTATGGCCTGGCCTCACCACCATGGCGGGTCCTGGCCTCAAGCAAGGGCCGGAAGGTGCCCAGACACTTTATGATCTCTGCGGACTACAAGGGCAAGCTGCGGCTCCGGCCAAGGGAGTTCCCTACAGCCTATGACCTCCTGGGTGCTCTCCAGCCAGGCCAGCCCCTCCGGGTGGTGGCCACAAGAGACTGTGAAGGGGACGAGGAGGAGAATCCTGAGTTCTCTTCCCTGGCTGTGGGAGACCGGCTGGAGGTGCTAGGGTCTGGCCAAGTCTATGGGGCCCAAGGCCAGGATGTTGGAGTCTTGGTTTGTCAGCGGCTGAGTGACCAGactggggaggaaaaggaagaagactaTGAAGAGGTGGAAGAGCGAGAACGGATTCTGCTGCCCCTCTACACCCCTGGTGGTTTCGTGGAGGAGATGAATGACAGCCGGCGCTATAGCCTGGCGGATCTAGCTGCCCAGTTCTCACTGCCCTGTGAGGTCAAGGTGGTGGCCAAGGACTCCAGCAACCCTGCCGACCCTCTGGTCTCCTTCCCTGGTCTGCGGCTGGAGGAGAAGATCACAGAGCCGTTCTTGGTGGTGGGCCTGGACTCCCAGCCTGGGAGGTACTTCGAGATCCCTCCCCGCTGGATGGACCTGACTGTGGTGGAGGCCAAGAGGCAGCCAGACCAGCTGGCTGGGCCACTGCCCGTGGCTACAGTGGAGGAGCTGGCGAATGCTTTCTACTACAACCTTCGGAAATTACCAGCCTGTGAGAACCAAGCACCCCCTCCCAGGCCCCCGAAAAGTCAGGGCCTCAGTGAGCAGAGAACAAGCGGCAAGGAGGGAGGCATCAAG tcttcTAAAGTCTTAGAACCAAAGTGTCCTAAGACCCCTCTGCTGCCCAAAGCTAAGGCGAAGACCTTGCCAGAGTTTTACAAGGACAAATCAGATATGTACAGCAAGACTACCGCCCACAAGGGCCTTAGACCCACTAAGTTCCAAACACAGGATCCAG ATATGGATGAACATGATTATGAAGAAATAGTCGAACACTTTCGGAAAACCATGTAG